In the genome of Paracoccus tegillarcae, one region contains:
- a CDS encoding ABC transporter ATP-binding protein/permease — protein sequence MTIQDASAKDNLARLTADQAIPLRNAAFLTVLAETLWIAQAALIAWSLAALAAGDEAAGTTLMLGCAGFAVIGALRAALNAVAAQMLARAGDAVTARQRAAMLAQADQRGIWANAPPAAAIAALATDKLALMLPYLRRWTAARLRVAVIPVLIIAVALPVSWVVALIFLITGPMIPLFMALVGMAAGRLSQERMDEITDMNALLVERLSALTDIRLLDASQAMLDNFAASADRLRSRTMRVLALAFLSSTVLELFSAIGVAMTAIFVGFSLLGVLNFGGWDQGIGMGQGIFLLMLAPAFYQPMRDLAAAWHDRADALALARDLQAETEREEDAILGDGGTAAPLGFANLQTKGLRAGSRKLTDLSLRQGEAVAVTGPSGTGKTRLLMLLAGLSDPAPGEVLIDGQQLSPHNADRWRAGLAMIPQRVHFTDDTLLANLCGDDPAADEALQAALRLAAADQIVARLPDGLQTRLGEQGAGVSGGEARRLMIARAALRQPKLLLADEPTADLDDATAKLVIAALQDLHRAGSTLVVASHDPRLIAAMSREVAL from the coding sequence ATGACGATCCAGGATGCCAGCGCCAAAGACAATCTTGCCCGCCTGACGGCGGATCAGGCGATACCGTTGCGCAATGCCGCGTTTCTGACCGTGCTGGCCGAGACGTTGTGGATCGCTCAGGCGGCGCTGATTGCATGGTCGCTGGCTGCGCTGGCCGCCGGGGATGAGGCTGCGGGCACGACCTTGATGCTGGGTTGTGCCGGATTTGCGGTGATCGGCGCCCTGCGCGCTGCGTTGAATGCGGTGGCTGCGCAGATGCTGGCCCGGGCTGGTGACGCCGTGACCGCCCGGCAGCGCGCCGCGATGCTAGCACAGGCAGATCAGCGTGGCATCTGGGCGAACGCCCCGCCTGCGGCGGCAATCGCGGCGCTGGCGACCGACAAGCTGGCGCTGATGCTGCCCTATTTGCGGCGCTGGACGGCGGCACGTTTGCGCGTGGCGGTCATTCCTGTGCTGATCATCGCCGTGGCACTGCCGGTGTCCTGGGTGGTGGCGCTGATCTTTCTGATCACCGGGCCGATGATCCCGCTGTTCATGGCTTTGGTGGGCATGGCCGCTGGTCGGCTGAGCCAAGAGCGGATGGATGAGATCACCGATATGAACGCATTGCTGGTCGAGCGCCTGTCCGCGCTGACCGATATCCGCCTGCTGGATGCCTCGCAGGCGATGCTGGACAACTTTGCCGCGTCGGCGGATCGGCTGCGCAGCCGCACCATGCGGGTGCTGGCGCTGGCCTTTCTGTCCAGCACGGTGCTGGAGCTGTTCTCGGCCATCGGCGTGGCGATGACGGCGATCTTTGTCGGTTTCTCGTTGCTGGGCGTCCTGAACTTCGGCGGTTGGGACCAAGGCATCGGGATGGGGCAGGGGATCTTTCTGCTGATGCTTGCACCGGCATTCTATCAGCCGATGCGTGATCTGGCGGCTGCATGGCACGATCGTGCGGATGCCCTGGCGCTGGCCCGTGATCTGCAGGCTGAAACAGAGCGTGAGGAAGATGCGATTCTGGGTGACGGAGGCACAGCCGCGCCGTTGGGATTTGCGAACCTGCAGACGAAGGGCTTGCGCGCGGGCAGTCGCAAGCTGACCGATCTGTCGCTGCGACAGGGCGAGGCCGTGGCGGTGACCGGGCCGTCGGGGACGGGCAAGACCCGGTTGCTCATGTTGTTGGCGGGGCTGTCTGATCCAGCGCCTGGAGAGGTTCTGATCGATGGACAACAGTTGTCGCCGCACAATGCGGATCGCTGGCGTGCCGGGCTGGCGATGATCCCGCAGCGGGTGCATTTCACCGATGATACGCTGCTGGCGAATCTCTGCGGCGATGATCCTGCGGCGGATGAGGCACTGCAAGCGGCGCTGAGGCTGGCCGCGGCGGACCAGATCGTCGCCCGGCTGCCCGACGGATTGCAGACCCGTCTGGGCGAACAAGGCGCGGGTGTTTCGGGGGGCGAGGCGCGGCGCTTGATGATCGCGCGCGCGGCGCTGCGCCAACCCAAGCTGCTGTTGGCCGACGAGCCGACCGCCGATCTTGACGATGCGACGGCCAAGCTGGTGATCGCGGCGCTGCAAGACCTGCATCGCGCCGGAAGCACGCTGGTCGTGGCCAGCCACGATCCGCGCCTGATCGCCGCCATGTCGCGCGAGGTTGCCCTGTGA